One region of Natronorubrum aibiense genomic DNA includes:
- a CDS encoding prenyltransferase — protein MSTGSTASSDGGLATQLSYLLTLSRPRFWLYLAGPVLVGVTYAADSVTDLFAPAVIVLFAYFLVPANVFLYGINDIYDREIDAANPKKETKEERYRGQRVVPIAVTLCAVLPLGFFPLVSTAAWPWLAGFLALGAAYSAPPVRFKATPVLDSVSNGLYIMPGAAAYAAVAGTQPPALAVLGGWLWAMGMHTFSAIPDIEPDRAMGIETTATVLGERRTYAYCGSVWLASALAFGALDPRLGALMLVYPGLIGMIVASSVAVARAYWWFPAINTVVGAALTMGGLWRILYG, from the coding sequence ATGAGCACGGGATCGACGGCCTCGAGCGACGGCGGACTCGCCACGCAGTTGTCGTACCTGCTGACGCTGTCGCGACCACGATTCTGGCTCTATCTGGCAGGGCCGGTGCTCGTGGGTGTTACGTACGCCGCCGACAGCGTCACCGACCTGTTCGCACCGGCCGTGATCGTCTTGTTCGCGTACTTCCTCGTCCCAGCGAACGTCTTTCTTTACGGGATCAACGACATCTATGACCGGGAGATCGACGCCGCGAACCCGAAAAAGGAGACGAAAGAGGAACGCTATCGCGGCCAGCGGGTCGTTCCCATCGCAGTGACACTCTGTGCCGTGCTTCCGCTGGGCTTTTTCCCGCTCGTGTCCACCGCGGCGTGGCCCTGGCTCGCGGGCTTTCTCGCCCTCGGCGCAGCCTACAGCGCCCCGCCGGTCCGGTTCAAGGCCACGCCGGTGCTCGATTCGGTCTCGAACGGGCTCTACATCATGCCGGGGGCCGCAGCGTACGCCGCCGTCGCAGGCACGCAGCCACCCGCGCTCGCCGTCCTCGGCGGCTGGCTGTGGGCGATGGGGATGCACACCTTTTCGGCGATCCCCGACATCGAACCCGACCGGGCGATGGGGATCGAAACGACTGCCACCGTCCTTGGCGAACGGCGAACCTACGCCTACTGCGGGAGCGTCTGGCTCGCCAGTGCGCTCGCATTCGGCGCACTCGACCCTCGTCTCGGTGCGCTCATGCTGGTCTATCCCGGACTGATCGGTATGATCGTTGCCTCGAGCGTCGCCGTGGCTCGGGCCTACTGGTGGTTCCCGGCGATCAACACGGTCGTCGGCGCGGCGTTGACGATGGGCGGCCTCTGGAGGATCCTCTATGGATAA
- a CDS encoding HTH domain-containing protein produces MKAGPTQKRALECLDDLKSSAPVESIEVGVWGKEVERTNRTTRIPQLERIETRLEAFESWAARTSRSLEPFFRNTSIESTITGEHYDVWRLPTIALAEFGADDELLHVAPCRNGNETVDVFDRIDTLVDDDTDATLPGDEENRTTEVIVDRPNDCTNRYGSGRIDPPPFRSD; encoded by the coding sequence ATGAAGGCAGGTCCAACCCAGAAACGCGCCCTCGAGTGCCTCGACGACCTCAAGTCGAGCGCACCGGTCGAGTCGATCGAGGTCGGCGTCTGGGGCAAGGAAGTCGAACGAACGAACCGGACGACGCGGATTCCACAGCTCGAGCGGATCGAAACGCGACTCGAGGCGTTCGAGTCGTGGGCGGCGCGAACGAGTCGATCCCTCGAGCCGTTCTTTCGGAACACCAGCATCGAATCGACAATTACGGGCGAACACTACGATGTGTGGCGACTCCCGACGATCGCGCTCGCGGAGTTCGGTGCAGACGACGAACTCCTCCACGTGGCACCCTGTCGCAACGGCAACGAGACGGTCGACGTCTTCGATCGGATCGACACACTCGTCGACGACGACACGGACGCGACGCTGCCCGGCGACGAGGAGAACCGGACCACCGAGGTGATTGTCGACCGGCCGAACGATTGCACGAACCGGTACGGCAGCGGGCGTATCGATCCACCGCCATTTCGGTCCGACTGA
- a CDS encoding SDR family NAD(P)-dependent oxidoreductase, which produces MDELTVVVTGGTRGIGRAVADAFADIGATVVVGARDGHDVSETVNALETRLEGTDGTAAGVRTDVRDEFDLERLVETASRAGDGSGIDVVVAAAGVYHGEPGATPTDDDTYAAFDDHWRINGRGVFATIREALPHLNDSARVLVPTGSIAREAKPGYGSYAISKATAEAVARGFAADTEYTIGCLDPGQIATGLSGETGRDAESIAGMFVWAATEAVPETLDGAVVGLREWKQATR; this is translated from the coding sequence ATGGACGAATTGACAGTCGTCGTCACTGGTGGCACTCGCGGTATCGGTCGCGCCGTCGCCGACGCGTTCGCCGACATCGGCGCGACGGTCGTCGTCGGTGCCCGAGACGGACACGACGTCTCGGAAACCGTCAACGCGCTCGAGACGCGACTCGAGGGAACAGATGGGACCGCCGCGGGCGTCCGTACCGACGTCCGCGACGAGTTCGACCTCGAGCGGCTGGTCGAAACAGCGTCTCGAGCCGGCGACGGCAGCGGGATCGACGTCGTCGTCGCCGCAGCGGGCGTCTATCACGGCGAGCCGGGTGCGACACCGACCGACGACGACACCTACGCAGCCTTCGACGACCATTGGCGGATCAACGGGCGCGGCGTCTTCGCGACGATCCGAGAAGCACTGCCACACTTGAACGACAGCGCTCGCGTGCTCGTGCCAACGGGGTCGATCGCCCGCGAGGCGAAGCCGGGCTACGGCTCGTATGCGATCTCGAAAGCGACCGCGGAGGCTGTCGCTCGAGGCTTCGCCGCCGATACCGAGTACACCATCGGCTGTCTCGATCCGGGGCAGATCGCGACCGGGCTGTCGGGGGAGACGGGACGGGACGCCGAGTCGATCGCGGGGATGTTCGTCTGGGCAGCAACGGAGGCTGTCCCGGAGACACTCGACGGTGCCGTCGTCGGGTTACGGGAGTGGAAACAGGCGACACGCTGA
- a CDS encoding bacterio-opsin activator domain-containing protein, whose product MDHRHELAEATLETLPLTVAVIDTDGEILLTNQAWREFGSDDHQTDHLGVDYIATAAMDDDEHARRAIDGLEAIIDGEQETFSMEYPCHTPDRKQWFLMRANRFTVDGDVRISVAHLEITDRKLAELAVEETTAELREEHQTLEHVLERINGLLRDVTDAVVGATTRDEIERQVCACLTDTDPYVLAWIGRADVTNNRLSPREWVSQGEVPLEDGALILESDATHPAVRALETGDPQVLQDLETFDDADRWWPVGATDMFQSVAALPLVYGDVTYGVLVLFADEANAFADQERLVLESLADTIATAMNAIETRHMLAADTVIELEVAIDDPSLFVTALADELEATITYRGLTYGKDGAPIAFFHADRRIETSPSADEIDGITDVTILSTHDAGTLLEVGVRDSIVAALAEHGASIRRFDTSPADGTEARPTATGRSVADLTVDLPNGQSARSAYDLLEQRYDTVELISYHETDQPTQTPQDLLGRLESSLTERQLTALRTAYYADYFEWPRNVSGEDLAQSMDISRSTFHQHLRTAQRKLLDELFDDWADSPTDR is encoded by the coding sequence ATGGATCACCGGCACGAACTCGCCGAGGCGACCCTCGAGACGCTGCCGCTCACCGTTGCCGTCATCGATACCGACGGCGAGATCCTGCTGACGAATCAGGCGTGGCGTGAGTTCGGCTCGGACGACCACCAGACCGACCATCTCGGCGTCGACTACATCGCGACCGCCGCGATGGACGACGACGAACACGCCAGACGCGCCATCGATGGCCTCGAGGCCATCATCGACGGCGAGCAGGAGACGTTCTCGATGGAGTACCCCTGTCATACACCCGACCGGAAGCAGTGGTTCCTGATGCGAGCCAACCGGTTTACCGTCGACGGCGACGTCCGCATCTCGGTCGCCCACCTCGAGATCACCGACCGAAAACTGGCGGAACTCGCCGTCGAGGAGACCACCGCGGAACTCCGCGAGGAACATCAGACGCTCGAGCACGTCCTTGAGCGCATCAACGGCTTGCTACGGGACGTTACTGACGCCGTCGTCGGCGCGACGACGCGCGACGAGATCGAACGGCAGGTGTGTGCGTGTCTCACTGACACCGACCCCTACGTCCTCGCGTGGATCGGCCGGGCCGACGTCACGAACAACCGACTCTCACCGCGCGAGTGGGTCAGTCAGGGTGAGGTGCCCCTCGAGGACGGCGCTCTCATCCTCGAGTCGGACGCTACCCACCCCGCCGTTCGGGCGCTCGAGACGGGTGACCCACAAGTACTGCAGGACCTCGAGACGTTCGACGACGCCGACCGCTGGTGGCCCGTCGGGGCGACTGACATGTTCCAGTCGGTCGCCGCACTCCCGCTCGTCTACGGCGACGTAACCTACGGCGTGCTCGTCCTCTTCGCCGACGAAGCGAACGCATTCGCTGACCAGGAACGACTCGTCCTCGAGTCGCTCGCCGACACGATCGCGACCGCGATGAACGCGATCGAGACGCGACACATGCTGGCGGCCGACACCGTCATCGAACTCGAGGTCGCGATCGACGATCCGTCGCTGTTCGTAACGGCGCTTGCCGACGAACTCGAGGCGACGATCACCTACCGAGGACTGACCTACGGCAAAGACGGAGCCCCGATCGCGTTCTTCCACGCCGATCGCAGGATCGAGACCTCTCCCTCGGCGGACGAGATCGACGGCATCACTGACGTGACGATCCTGTCGACCCACGACGCGGGGACCCTGCTCGAAGTCGGCGTTCGCGACAGCATCGTCGCCGCGCTGGCCGAACACGGCGCGTCGATCCGGCGGTTCGACACCAGCCCCGCGGACGGCACTGAGGCGCGTCCGACGGCGACCGGCCGATCGGTCGCCGATCTCACCGTCGATCTCCCGAACGGCCAGTCCGCCCGCTCTGCGTACGACCTGCTCGAGCAGCGCTACGACACGGTCGAACTGATCAGCTACCACGAGACGGATCAGCCGACACAGACGCCACAGGACCTGCTGGGCCGTCTCGAGTCGTCACTGACTGAGCGCCAACTCACGGCGCTGCGGACGGCCTACTACGCGGATTACTTCGAATGGCCGCGCAACGTCTCGGGCGAGGATCTCGCGCAGTCGATGGACATCTCCCGATCGACGTTCCACCAGCATCTCCGGACGGCACAGCGAAAACTTCTCGACGAACTGTTCGACGACTGGGCGGATTCGCCGACCGATCGGTAA
- a CDS encoding translation initiation factor eIF-1A, whose amino-acid sequence MPNSDEVFAVVTEHLGGNHVQLRCEDGEERLGRIPGRMKYRTWIEQDDIVVAEPWDWQDEKATIEWRYTSQDADQLRREGHID is encoded by the coding sequence ATGCCCAACAGCGATGAAGTATTCGCCGTCGTAACTGAACACCTCGGAGGCAACCACGTGCAACTCCGCTGTGAGGACGGCGAGGAACGGCTCGGCCGCATCCCAGGACGCATGAAATATCGCACCTGGATCGAGCAAGACGACATCGTCGTCGCCGAGCCCTGGGACTGGCAAGACGAGAAGGCCACGATCGAGTGGCGCTACACCAGCCAGGACGCAGATCAACTGCGTCGCGAAGGCCACATCGATTGA
- a CDS encoding phytoene/squalene synthase family protein, translating into MQQEHIDKGKAIQKETGKTFYLATKFLPKRVRHATHVLYAFFRIADEVVDDAAGVPPAQQRAELEALRAQALGETDPDGPVLAAFNELRREYDISDAEIETFIDAMQSDIETDRYETYADLESYMRGSAAAVGVMMTAIMDPDDRETALPHAIKLGEAFQMTNFLRDVREDIVDRDRIYLPQKTLRTHDVSPEQIERLEYSESFGRAMAAELKRTEDLYREGVAGIRYLPEDCQLPVLLAAVLYAEHHTVIRAQNYDVLSQEPSLSTARKLWCLVKTRWHWHWNRDPEAVFQRVSAVPALETDRSEPGHGSRVPTR; encoded by the coding sequence ATGCAACAGGAACACATTGACAAAGGCAAGGCGATCCAGAAGGAGACCGGCAAGACGTTCTATCTCGCGACCAAATTCCTCCCGAAACGGGTTCGCCACGCCACACACGTCCTCTATGCGTTCTTCCGAATCGCCGACGAAGTCGTCGACGACGCGGCAGGCGTTCCGCCGGCCCAACAGCGTGCCGAACTCGAGGCGCTTCGGGCGCAGGCCCTCGGCGAGACCGACCCCGACGGCCCCGTCCTCGCTGCGTTCAACGAACTCCGCCGGGAGTACGACATCAGCGACGCCGAAATCGAGACGTTCATCGACGCGATGCAGTCGGATATCGAGACCGACCGTTACGAGACGTACGCGGACCTCGAGTCGTACATGCGCGGGTCGGCTGCCGCCGTCGGCGTGATGATGACCGCCATCATGGACCCGGACGACCGGGAGACGGCGCTGCCCCACGCGATCAAGCTCGGCGAGGCGTTCCAGATGACGAACTTCCTGCGTGACGTGCGCGAGGATATCGTCGACCGCGACCGGATCTACCTGCCACAGAAGACACTTCGCACCCACGACGTCTCGCCCGAACAGATCGAGCGCCTCGAGTACTCGGAGTCGTTCGGACGGGCCATGGCAGCAGAACTCAAGCGAACGGAGGACCTCTACCGCGAGGGCGTCGCCGGCATTCGATACCTGCCCGAGGATTGCCAGCTTCCCGTCTTGCTCGCGGCCGTCCTCTATGCGGAACACCACACCGTCATCCGCGCCCAGAACTACGACGTGCTCAGTCAGGAGCCGTCGCTGTCGACGGCCCGAAAACTGTGGTGTCTCGTCAAGACTCGCTGGCACTGGCACTGGAACCGCGACCCCGAAGCTGTCTTCCAGCGCGTCTCCGCCGTGCCCGCCCTCGAGACGGACCGGAGCGAACCCGGCCACGGCAGCCGCGTGCCGACGCGGTAA
- a CDS encoding formate/nitrite transporter family protein: MEGPNQDRSLSVHNRDDDPPDEQSDESDTVREAVERSRSGAPAVGSVVRDRFSSDEVFQRIVAAADEEVTSGNRELFFSGLAAGFAITITFLLYASMYASTDGDPVLSALLYPLGFIYIIIGGYQLFTENTLPPVALTIERLASLPSLLRHWTIVLAGNFAGGAVGAMALSWGGVFDEPAAAAAMSIAQHGVETGWWDLFFKASFAGLIVAGVVWVTFASRDTISRLVVVYLAFLAIPLGNLFHVVVSFTEMLYLVFAGELAVFVGLTDFVLPVLLGNTLGGILLVTVVNYYQTSEKRLESARFAGAERRLSIREWLFGSFVGRSYVPLIDTGEHAVPDDDAYRIVVPIANPRTESRLIDLATMLANTHESAIVHVVHIVQTPDRPSAVGGDKQRDRIIAESEALLDDVIDSVDDYDVDYEASTVVTHRSFEEVFNTAEREHADLVMMGWGENKLWDAARAERPLSELTSKLPCDFLVFKDRGLDTSRILLPTAGGPDSDLSAAVAKTLSTSVGSDVTLLHIVDGPDEREKGEQFLAEWAADHDLHDAELVVDDSGNVERAICREAADNTMMLIGATERGLLSRLVTSSLHMDVVNDVDCSVLLAERKNERSLYERLFGR, translated from the coding sequence ATGGAAGGCCCGAACCAAGATCGTTCCCTGTCCGTACACAATCGGGATGACGATCCGCCCGACGAGCAGTCCGATGAATCGGATACGGTCCGAGAAGCCGTCGAACGGTCACGAAGCGGTGCTCCGGCGGTCGGATCGGTCGTTCGCGATCGGTTCTCCTCGGACGAGGTGTTTCAGCGAATCGTCGCTGCAGCCGACGAGGAAGTGACCTCGGGGAACCGTGAACTGTTCTTCAGCGGACTCGCCGCCGGCTTTGCGATCACGATCACGTTCTTGCTGTACGCGTCGATGTACGCCTCCACGGACGGCGATCCGGTGTTGAGCGCGCTGTTGTATCCGCTCGGCTTCATCTACATTATCATCGGTGGCTACCAGCTCTTTACGGAGAACACGCTGCCACCGGTCGCGTTGACGATCGAACGGCTGGCCAGTCTGCCATCGTTGCTTCGTCACTGGACGATCGTCCTCGCGGGGAACTTCGCCGGCGGTGCCGTCGGCGCGATGGCGCTCTCTTGGGGTGGCGTGTTCGACGAGCCAGCTGCTGCCGCCGCGATGAGCATCGCCCAACACGGCGTCGAGACCGGCTGGTGGGATCTGTTCTTCAAGGCTTCTTTCGCCGGATTGATCGTTGCGGGCGTCGTCTGGGTCACCTTCGCCTCTCGAGATACGATCTCCCGACTCGTCGTCGTCTATCTGGCGTTTCTGGCGATTCCGCTCGGCAACCTCTTTCACGTCGTCGTCTCCTTTACCGAGATGCTCTATCTGGTCTTCGCCGGCGAGCTCGCCGTCTTTGTCGGATTGACCGACTTCGTGTTGCCGGTCTTGCTCGGCAACACGCTCGGTGGCATCCTTCTTGTCACCGTCGTTAACTACTATCAGACGAGCGAGAAACGCCTCGAGTCGGCACGCTTTGCGGGTGCCGAACGGCGTCTCTCGATCCGCGAGTGGCTGTTCGGCAGCTTCGTCGGCCGCTCGTACGTTCCGCTGATCGACACCGGCGAGCACGCCGTCCCTGACGACGACGCGTACCGGATCGTGGTCCCGATCGCAAACCCACGGACCGAGTCGCGACTCATCGACCTCGCCACGATGCTCGCGAACACCCACGAGTCCGCGATCGTACACGTCGTCCACATCGTCCAGACGCCCGACCGGCCATCGGCGGTCGGCGGCGACAAACAGCGCGATCGGATCATCGCCGAATCCGAAGCCCTCCTCGACGACGTCATCGACTCGGTCGACGACTACGACGTCGACTACGAGGCGTCGACGGTCGTCACCCATCGCTCGTTCGAAGAGGTGTTCAACACTGCCGAACGCGAACACGCCGACCTCGTGATGATGGGCTGGGGCGAGAACAAACTCTGGGACGCTGCACGTGCCGAGCGCCCACTCAGCGAGTTGACCAGCAAACTCCCGTGTGATTTCCTCGTGTTCAAAGACCGCGGCCTGGACACCTCGCGTATCCTGCTGCCGACGGCTGGCGGTCCGGACTCGGATCTGAGCGCAGCGGTCGCGAAGACGCTCAGCACGAGCGTCGGCTCCGATGTCACCCTGTTGCACATCGTCGACGGCCCGGACGAACGCGAGAAGGGCGAACAGTTCCTCGCGGAGTGGGCCGCCGACCACGATCTCCACGATGCCGAACTCGTCGTCGACGACTCTGGCAACGTCGAACGTGCGATCTGTCGCGAAGCTGCCGACAACACGATGATGCTGATCGGGGCGACGGAACGCGGACTGCTCTCACGACTCGTGACCAGTTCGTTGCACATGGACGTCGTCAACGACGTCGACTGCTCGGTGTTGCTCGCCGAGCGGAAAAACGAGCGCAGCCTCTACGAGCGGTTGTTCGGTCGCTGA
- a CDS encoding fumarylacetoacetate hydrolase family protein has product MKLARIATDDGPVSGRYEDGVVHGDDGVYEVGVDGSLLPPCEPSALYCVGRNYAATLDQMEYERPNEPDFFIKPPASLLGHREPIPYPEFTEELTYAGELAAVIDEPCNNLTEDEVSDVVRGYTIMNDVDALDQQGRTARKAFDGSGPLGPWIETAVDPSGIDMYTDVAGERRQEANTELMLFGPEEIVAYLSRRFTFRPGDVIAFGSPANPGLVEPGDTVEITYEGVGTLENTVVDATDESGQ; this is encoded by the coding sequence ATGAAACTCGCACGGATCGCGACGGACGATGGACCGGTTTCGGGACGGTACGAGGACGGCGTCGTTCACGGCGATGACGGCGTCTACGAGGTCGGCGTCGATGGTTCACTGTTGCCACCCTGTGAGCCCTCGGCGCTGTACTGCGTCGGGCGCAACTACGCGGCGACGCTCGATCAGATGGAGTACGAACGGCCCAACGAGCCCGACTTCTTCATCAAACCGCCGGCGTCGCTGCTCGGCCACCGGGAGCCGATTCCTTATCCCGAGTTCACCGAGGAACTCACCTACGCGGGCGAACTCGCGGCCGTCATCGACGAACCCTGCAACAACCTCACCGAAGACGAGGTGTCGGACGTCGTCCGGGGCTACACCATCATGAACGACGTCGATGCGCTCGACCAGCAGGGCCGCACCGCGCGCAAGGCCTTCGACGGCTCCGGGCCGCTCGGGCCGTGGATCGAGACCGCCGTCGATCCGTCGGGGATCGACATGTACACCGACGTCGCCGGCGAGCGCCGACAGGAGGCGAATACGGAACTGATGCTGTTCGGCCCCGAGGAGATCGTCGCCTACCTCTCCCGGCGATTCACCTTCCGCCCCGGCGACGTGATCGCCTTCGGCAGCCCCGCCAACCCCGGACTGGTCGAACCCGGCGACACCGTCGAAATCACCTACGAGGGCGTCGGCACGCTCGAGAACACCGTCGTCGACGCGACCGACGAGTCGGGCCAGTAG
- the msrB gene encoding peptide-methionine (R)-S-oxide reductase MsrB has protein sequence MGHETNDRGSADTQPTTDSEWRAELSDEEYRILREAGTEPPFSGEFVDHKADGSYVCAGCGAELFDSETKFESGCGWPSFYDTDDERIETRLDTSNGMRRTEVLCANCGGHLGHVFDDGPEPTGKRYCINSVALDFDGE, from the coding sequence ATGGGACACGAAACGAACGATCGTGGGTCCGCCGACACCCAGCCGACGACCGACAGCGAGTGGCGAGCCGAACTGAGCGACGAGGAGTACCGCATTCTGCGCGAGGCAGGAACGGAGCCACCGTTTAGCGGCGAGTTCGTCGACCACAAAGCCGACGGGAGCTACGTCTGTGCCGGCTGCGGTGCCGAACTGTTCGACTCCGAGACGAAGTTCGAATCCGGCTGTGGCTGGCCCAGTTTTTACGACACTGACGACGAGCGCATCGAAACCCGGCTCGACACGAGCAACGGGATGCGCCGGACCGAGGTCCTGTGTGCGAACTGTGGCGGCCACCTCGGGCACGTCTTCGACGACGGCCCCGAGCCGACCGGCAAGCGCTACTGCATCAACTCGGTGGCGCTCGATTTCGACGGGGAGTAA
- a CDS encoding phytoene desaturase family protein has translation MTSLAGESVVVIGAGVGGLSTACYLADAGADVHVIEKNEQLGGRASRLEEDGFRFDMGPSWYLMPDVFERFFAEFDRTPSDYYELTHLDPHYRLFFKDGDEVDITPNLERTKRVFEEYEDGAGDALERYLEKSRENYEVGMKHFVYEDRTQLRDFLTLDVARQARGLSLLGSMQGHVENYFDHPKLQQIMQYTLVFLGGSPTNTPALYNLMSHVDFNLGVWYPEGGIGAVIDALVDLGDELGVMYDTDRPATAIKGREGAFLVETPRGPLRPDLVVSNGDYAHTEQELLAPEARGHDADYWESRTYAPSAFLLYLGVEGDVDELAHHTLVLPTDWEDHFDQIFEDPAWPDEPAYYLCVPSETDDTVAPDGHSALFVLVPIAPGLEDTPEIRQEYRDRILDDIATNTGAELRDRIVFEERFCVDDFASRYNSYDGTALGLAHTLRQTALFRPPHRSEKVDGLYFVGGDTTPGIGMPMCLISGELTADCVLEDYGQSTEQ, from the coding sequence ATGACATCGCTGGCCGGTGAGTCCGTCGTCGTGATCGGGGCTGGTGTTGGCGGCCTCTCGACGGCCTGTTATCTCGCCGATGCAGGTGCCGACGTTCACGTCATCGAGAAAAACGAACAGCTCGGCGGTCGAGCGAGCCGACTCGAGGAAGACGGCTTCCGGTTCGATATGGGGCCGTCGTGGTATCTGATGCCCGACGTCTTCGAGCGGTTTTTCGCCGAGTTCGACCGGACGCCGTCGGATTACTACGAACTAACTCATCTCGATCCCCACTATCGACTCTTCTTCAAAGACGGGGACGAGGTCGACATCACGCCCAACCTGGAGCGAACCAAACGCGTCTTCGAGGAGTACGAAGACGGCGCGGGCGACGCCTTAGAACGCTACCTCGAGAAATCCCGCGAGAACTACGAAGTCGGGATGAAACACTTCGTCTACGAGGATCGCACCCAGCTTCGTGATTTCCTCACGCTCGACGTCGCCAGACAGGCCCGCGGACTCTCCCTGCTGGGGTCGATGCAGGGCCACGTCGAGAACTACTTCGACCATCCGAAGCTCCAGCAGATCATGCAGTACACGCTGGTGTTCCTCGGTGGCTCGCCGACGAACACGCCGGCGCTCTACAATCTGATGAGCCACGTCGATTTCAACCTCGGCGTCTGGTACCCCGAAGGCGGGATCGGTGCCGTCATCGATGCACTCGTCGACCTCGGCGACGAACTGGGTGTCATGTACGACACCGATCGCCCGGCGACGGCGATCAAGGGTCGTGAAGGCGCGTTCCTCGTCGAGACGCCACGGGGCCCGCTGCGGCCGGATCTGGTGGTTAGCAACGGTGACTACGCTCATACCGAACAGGAGCTGTTGGCGCCCGAAGCACGGGGCCACGACGCCGACTACTGGGAGTCACGAACGTACGCACCGTCGGCGTTCTTGCTCTATCTCGGCGTCGAAGGCGACGTCGACGAGCTGGCCCACCACACGCTCGTCCTGCCGACAGACTGGGAGGATCACTTCGATCAGATCTTCGAGGACCCTGCGTGGCCCGACGAGCCCGCCTACTATCTGTGCGTGCCCTCCGAAACCGACGATACGGTCGCTCCCGACGGCCACAGCGCCCTGTTCGTCCTCGTGCCGATCGCTCCGGGCCTCGAGGACACCCCCGAGATCCGTCAGGAGTACCGCGACCGGATCCTCGACGACATCGCCACCAACACCGGGGCCGAGCTTCGCGATCGGATCGTCTTCGAGGAGCGGTTCTGCGTCGACGATTTCGCGAGTCGGTACAACAGCTACGACGGCACGGCACTCGGTCTGGCTCACACGCTCCGTCAGACCGCGCTGTTCCGACCGCCACACCGCTCCGAGAAGGTCGATGGCCTCTACTTTGTCGGCGGAGACACCACACCCGGCATCGGGATGCCGATGTGTCTCATCAGCGGCGAACTGACCGCCGACTGCGTCCTCGAGGACTACGGCCAGTCGACAGAACAGTGA
- the cruF gene encoding bisanhydrobacterioruberin hydratase, with protein sequence MDNRGSVSWNEATRTSIQRRLEALVRENRFTIAIVFPFVGAVSLVASAEGLLPESLAYNPLLLLFGTMVMRSPLLVGLLPRVGWWALGSLTLLTAYTYAIEIVGIRTNWPYGAFEYTIQLGPMLFGEVPLALPLFFIPLVLNAYLLTLLVLEDWSDNHLVRLFTAIGAVIAIDLVLDPAAVAIGFWAYIPPGGYYGVPASNYVGWLLSGTVAVVLVDLAFERTSLLERVRSCEFILDDLVSFVLLWGAINVLYGNWLAAGVAGLFCLGLFRTDRYDRDLLWQVLPSRAVGGRES encoded by the coding sequence ATGGATAACCGCGGCTCGGTATCATGGAACGAGGCGACGCGAACGAGCATCCAGCGACGCCTCGAGGCGCTCGTCCGCGAGAACCGGTTTACCATCGCGATCGTCTTTCCGTTCGTCGGCGCGGTGTCGCTGGTCGCAAGCGCCGAGGGGCTCCTGCCCGAGTCGCTTGCGTACAATCCGCTGTTACTCCTCTTTGGCACGATGGTGATGCGCTCGCCGTTGCTCGTCGGCTTGCTGCCGCGGGTCGGCTGGTGGGCACTCGGCTCGCTAACTCTCTTGACCGCGTACACGTACGCGATCGAAATCGTCGGTATCCGGACGAACTGGCCGTACGGTGCCTTCGAGTACACCATCCAACTCGGGCCGATGCTGTTCGGCGAGGTGCCACTGGCCTTGCCGCTGTTTTTCATCCCACTGGTCCTGAACGCCTACCTGCTTACCCTGTTGGTCCTCGAGGACTGGAGCGACAACCACCTCGTCAGACTCTTCACCGCGATCGGGGCCGTCATCGCGATCGATCTCGTCCTCGACCCGGCCGCCGTCGCCATCGGCTTCTGGGCGTACATCCCGCCAGGTGGCTACTACGGCGTCCCGGCGTCGAACTACGTCGGCTGGCTGCTGTCGGGCACCGTCGCCGTCGTCCTCGTGGATCTCGCCTTCGAGCGCACGTCGCTGCTCGAGCGTGTCCGGTCCTGTGAGTTCATCCTCGACGATCTGGTGAGTTTCGTCTTGCTCTGGGGGGCGATCAACGTCCTCTACGGGAACTGGCTGGCGGCCGGCGTCGCCGGACTGTTCTGTCTCGGGCTGTTTCGGACCGACCGCTACGATCGCGACCTCCTGTGGCAGGTGCTGCCCTCGAGGGCGGTCGGCGGTCGTGAATCCTGA